Proteins encoded within one genomic window of Brassica rapa cultivar Chiifu-401-42 chromosome A09, CAAS_Brap_v3.01, whole genome shotgun sequence:
- the LOC103838602 gene encoding basic leucine zipper 4: protein MSSTSLEPVHICFDDATITGDEITEILAFLQSDTSDNPSGSNELEAPVDERKRKRTMSNRESAKRSRLRKKRRFEDLTEEVNRLKSKNQELVNQLANVLSCGNAISKENNRLKTESVCLEIRLLELYRFLVAMQSPISTRLNYISKLMI, encoded by the coding sequence ATGTCCTCAACCAGTTTAGAGCCGGTTCATATCTGCTTTGATGATGCTACCATAACCGGAGATGAAATCACAGAAATTTTGGCATTTCTTCAATCAGATACGTCGGACAACCCGAGCGGTTCAAACGAGTTGGAAGCACCGGTTGATGAGAGGAAGAGAAAGCGAACGATGTCAAACCGGGAATCAGCAAAGAGATCAAGGTTAAGAAAGAAGAGACGTTTTGAGGACTTAACCGAAGAGGTAAACCGGCTGAAGTCTAAGAATCAGGAGCTTGTTAACCAGCTGGCTAATGTGTTAAGCTGTGGTAATGCCATATCAAAGGAGAATAACCGATTGAAAACTGAATCGGTTTGCCTTGAGATCAGGCTTCTAGAGTTGTACCGTTTTTTAGTGGCCATGCAATCGCCAATCTCAACGAGGTTAAATTACATTTCAAAGCTTATGATTtaa
- the LOC103838604 gene encoding protein PHLOEM PROTEIN 2-LIKE A10, which translates to MDILRLGSISPHRRRKWLILLSLLGVSSYGAYKAYNSPYIAAKRKRLTNLFEGIASFAELVTDSAETITLVSRDLKQFLESDSDEIPNSLKQIAKITKSKEFTDSISRVSEALAIGVLRGYIVNNNVEADSNPSVLFSEAGTGFVSVLVGSFAKNLVLGFYEVESNVETTTNPRWMSLLCDDKFREVLADCIERFTSAAVTVYIEKTAGVNAYDQIFSGLTNPKHRDRARDILVSVCNGALETFVRTSRGVFTSSEEETVRDSSSFGGNGWAEMFRTTLAVPSNRKFMFDVTGRVTLETMRSILEFVVLKTSQSFRRSLDAVQEEVTDRGRQVVGYVGAKSSVIITLCLAVYFHVVNRFVRGSPVCLNQHF; encoded by the coding sequence ATGGACATTCTTCGTTTAGGTTCGATTTCACCTCATAGAAGAAGGAAATGGCTGATTCTATTATCCCTTCTCGGAGTCTCGAGCTACGGAGCTTACAAAGCTTACAACTCCCCATACATCGCCGCGAAGAGGAAGCGTCTCACGAACCTCTTCGAAGGAATCGCTTCCTTCGCCGAGCTAGTCACCGACTCAGCAGAGACGATAACTCTCGTCTCCCGAGACTTGAAGCAGTTTCTCGAATCCGACTCCGACGAAATCCCAAACAGCTTGAAACAGATCGCGAAAATCACCAAATCGAAAGAGTTCACCGATTCAATATCTAGGGTTTCCGAGGCCCTAGCTATCGGTGTCCTCCGCGGGTATATAGTCAATAACAACGTCGAAGCAGATTCGAATCCAAGCGTTTTATTCTCAGAGGCGGGAACTGGTTTCGTCTCAGTTCTCGTCGGTAGCTTCGCGAAGAATCTCGTTCTTGGATTCTACGAGGTTGAGAGTAATGTCGAAACGACGACGAATCCTAGGTGGATGAGTTTGTTATGCGATGACAAGTTTAGAGAGGTGTTAGCTGATTGCATTGAGAGATTCACTAGTGCCGCTGTAACCGTCTATATAGAGAAAACGGCCGGGGTCAACGCTTACGACCAGATATTCTCTGGCTTGACGAATCCGAAACACCGAGATCGAGCGCGAGACATTCTCGTCTCGGTCTGTAACGGAGCTCTCGAGACGTTCGTGAGAACGTCTCGCGGAGTCTTCACATCTTCGGAAGAAGAAACCGTTAGGGATTCTTCTTCCTTTGGTGGAAATGGATGGGCGGAGATGTTCAGGACTACGTTAGCGGTTCCGAGCAATAGGAAGTTTATGTTCGATGTTACGGGAAGAGTGACGCTGGAGACGATGAGATCGATTCTTGAGTTTGTGGTGTTGAAGACGTCGCAGAGCTTTAGGAGGAGTTTGGATGCGGTTCAAGAAGAGGTTACGGATAGAGGACGGCAAGTTGTTGGGTATGTTGGTGCTAAATCTTCGGTGATAATCACTCTTTGCCTTGCGGTTTACTTTCATGTTGTGAACCGCTTTGTTCGAGGTTCTCCGGTTTGTTTAAACCAACATTTCTAG